A single genomic interval of Zingiber officinale cultivar Zhangliang chromosome 4A, Zo_v1.1, whole genome shotgun sequence harbors:
- the LOC121971284 gene encoding pentatricopeptide repeat-containing protein At1g55890, mitochondrial-like — MMTNRTRCLFLLHRRLSSTSTAIATSPVAIDKPNPPTPSEPLSLTLNKLFNERDPDKLTAAFIAASSSYRFRCRHRIYEVSIRRLAKCGRPDAVEAILEHHKSFSSDLAHEGFGISLISLYGKAAMPAHAAATFRQLPDLGSPRTVKSFNALLTAYAQSGDLNGLNEAFRDIPASITPDIISYNILIGALCEKGDLEAAMRTVDLMNTNAISPDLITCNILLHSFYINKPSEAEKIWAMMRENNIEPNSRSINAKLRWLVAEGRTNEVIELVDQMKRNGPKPDAFTFNALLKGYIQDGNLEEAKKLYLDFAKNECSPNQQTFEFLISYLCEAGELDWAVRCCNDGMNKRCYVRASFLQGVVDALVKNSRVEEAKKLVEAGWNNRYPKTSLGLPESTQSLVV; from the coding sequence ATGATGACCAATCGCACTCGCTGTCTGTTCCTACTCCACCGCCgcctctcctccacctccaccgCCATCGCTACGTCGCCGGTAGCTATCGATAAGCCTAACCCTCCAACGCCCTCCGAGCCGCTCTCCCTCACCCTCAACAAGCTCTTCAACGAGCGGGACCCTGACAAGCTCACCGCCGCCTTCatcgccgcctcctcctcctacCGCTTCCGCTGCCGCCACCGCATCTACGAGGTCTCCATCCGCCGCCTCGCCAAGTGTGGCCGGCCCGATGCCGTGGAGGCCATCCTCGAGCACCACAAGAGTTTCTCCTCTGACCTAGCTCACGAGGGCTTCGGcatcagcctcatctccctctacGGAAAGGCCGCGATGCCCGCCCACGCAGCCGCCACCTTTCGGCAGCTCCCCGATCTGGGCTCCCCCCGCACCGTCAAGTCCTTCAATGCCCTCCTCACCGCCTACGCCCAGTCCGGCGACCTCAACGGCCTCAATGAGGCCTTCCGCGATATCCCCGCCTCGATCACCCCTGATATCATCTCCTACAACATCCTCATCGGCGCTCTCTGCGAAAAGGGCGACCTTGAGGCGGCTATGCGCACGGTCGACCTAATGAACACGAACGCAATCTCCCCTGATCTGATCACCTGCAACATCCTTCTACACTCTTTCTACATCAACAAACCTTCCGAAGCGGAGAAGATTTGGGCGATGATGCGAGAGAACAACATCGAACCCAATTCAAGGAGCATCAACGCTAAGCTGCGTTGGCTGGTCGCCGAAGGAAGAACGAACGAAGTCATCGAGCTCGTCGACCAGATGAAGCGCAACGGACCGAAGCCTGATGCTTTCACCTTCAATGCCTTGCTCAAAGGCTACATCCAAGATGGGAACTTGGAGGAGGCGAAGAAGCTGTACCTCGATTTCGCAAAGAACGAGTGCTCACCGAATCAACAGACGTTTGAGTTTCTTATCTCATACCTTTGCGAGGCCGGTGAGCTCGACTGGGCGGTGAGGTGCTGCAACGATGGCATGAACAAGCGGTGCTATGTGAGAGCGTCATTTTTGCAAGGGGTGGTGGATGCGCTGGTGAAGAACTCGAGGGTGGAGGAGGCGAAGAAGCTGGTGGAGGCTGGCTGGAACAACCGCTACCCCAAGACAAGTCTCGGGTTGCCCGAGTCTACTCAGAGTTTGGTTGTTTAA